A single genomic interval of Aedes aegypti strain LVP_AGWG chromosome 1, AaegL5.0 Primary Assembly, whole genome shotgun sequence harbors:
- the LOC110677004 gene encoding uncharacterized protein LOC110677004, giving the protein MQFNTNADNFPPSSLFSRFILFLSCRGCCPFRLRIEGKFFRLRSTNYRRFIVPVPLSPFSPRLLPSNRCIHSGSALSDQLRPTNYRSRFCCRSGRFVFSLGWFRPVGVPVPTSPTTTERR; this is encoded by the exons ATGCAATTCAATACAAATGCTGACAATTTTCCACCGTCTTCTCTGTTTAGCCGTTTCATTCTGTTCCTTTCCTGCCGTGGCTGTTGCCCGTTCCGGCTCCGCATTGAGGGAAAATTCTTCCGGCTCCGCTCTACTAACTACCG ccgttttattgTCCCAGTGCCACTGTCGCCATTCTCGCCGCGGCTGTTGCCGTCCAATAGGTGCATCCATTCCGGCTCCGCATTGAGTGACCAGCTCCGCCCTACCAACTACCG CTCCCGATTTTGTTGCCGTTCCGGACGTTTCGTTTTCAGCCTTGGCTGGTTCCGCCCAGTAGGTGTTCCCGTTCCGACTTCCCCCACAACTACCG AACGCAGGTGA